A genomic region of Ewingella sp. CoE-038-23 contains the following coding sequences:
- the ptrR gene encoding putrescine utilization regulator PtrR — protein sequence MDLTQLRMFCSVAETGSLARAAEQLHRVPSNLTTRLRQLEIELGCDLFIREKQRIRLSAMGHNFLNYAQRILALSDEAMSITHAGEPAGGFALGSMESTAATRLPSLLAAYHQHYPQVSLSLNTATSGETIDGVRDGKLAAALVDGPIDYDDINGCIAFRERLVIISPQGESPFDTPPGRSGHTVFAFRATCSYRTRLQSWIKHTGLAVSNIMEIQSYHSMVACVASGAGIAMVPRSVLDQLPGNERVQAHEIEDSFADTATWLIWRRDAFTPNVRALKELIIAQNGGVVPLLKHPIAGELEQPAI from the coding sequence ATGGACCTGACACAATTGCGTATGTTTTGCAGCGTAGCGGAAACCGGCTCGCTGGCGCGCGCTGCCGAGCAGCTGCATCGCGTGCCCTCCAACCTGACCACGCGCCTGCGCCAGCTTGAAATCGAGTTAGGCTGCGACTTATTTATTCGCGAGAAGCAGAGAATTCGCCTGTCGGCGATGGGCCACAATTTTCTTAATTACGCCCAGCGCATTCTGGCACTGAGCGATGAAGCCATGAGTATCACCCACGCCGGTGAGCCTGCCGGGGGTTTTGCGCTCGGCTCAATGGAGAGCACGGCGGCGACCCGTCTACCCAGCCTGCTGGCGGCTTATCATCAGCATTACCCTCAGGTGTCGTTATCACTCAATACCGCTACGTCGGGAGAAACCATTGATGGCGTGCGCGATGGCAAACTGGCCGCCGCGCTGGTCGATGGGCCGATTGATTATGACGACATCAACGGCTGTATCGCCTTTCGCGAACGTCTGGTGATTATCTCGCCGCAGGGGGAATCCCCTTTTGACACTCCGCCAGGGCGCAGCGGCCATACGGTTTTTGCTTTCCGCGCCACCTGCTCTTATCGCACGCGCCTGCAGTCGTGGATTAAACACACCGGGCTGGCTGTCAGCAATATTATGGAAATTCAGTCCTATCATTCGATGGTGGCCTGCGTCGCCAGCGGGGCGGGCATTGCCATGGTACCGCGCAGCGTGCTGGATCAGCTGCCGGGCAATGAACGGGTGCAAGCCCATGAAATCGAAGACAGTTTCGCCGATACCGCGACGTGGCTTATCTGGCGGCGTGACGCTTTCACCCCTAACGTGCGGGCGCTTAAAGAGCTGATCATCGCGCAAAACGGCGGCGTCGTGCCGTTACTCAAACACCCCATTGCTGGCGAGTTAGAACAACCAGCAATATGA
- the galS gene encoding HTH-type transcriptional regulator GalS, which translates to MVTIRDVAKLAGVSVATVSRVLNNPAIASKEARELVLQAVAALGYRPNANAQALATQSSDTIGVVVMDVSDPFFGALVKAVDTVAQRHQKYVLIGNSYHEAEKERHAIEVLIRQRCNALVVHAKALGDDELSHFLNQVPGMVLINRVIPGYEHRCVSLNNVTGAEMATRLLLSQGHKRIGYIGSNHGIEDDLQRQQGYLTAMMQGTSAVLTQTRQPPPESWRAQGSPDLQGGEAAMVELLGRNLQLSAVFAYNDSMAAGALAVLKENGISVPQDFSLVGFDDIPIARYTSPKLTTVRYPIVSMATLATELALKGAANQLETGVSHCFMPTLVRRHSVAPWQNVAPVTY; encoded by the coding sequence ATGGTCACCATTCGTGATGTGGCGAAGCTGGCCGGTGTGTCAGTGGCGACCGTTTCCCGCGTGTTAAACAACCCCGCGATCGCCAGTAAAGAGGCGCGTGAGTTGGTATTACAGGCCGTGGCTGCGTTGGGTTACAGGCCGAATGCCAATGCGCAGGCGCTGGCAACTCAGAGCAGCGACACTATCGGCGTGGTGGTGATGGACGTCTCCGATCCTTTCTTCGGCGCGCTGGTTAAGGCCGTCGATACCGTGGCGCAGCGCCACCAAAAATATGTGCTGATTGGTAACAGCTATCACGAGGCGGAGAAAGAGCGCCACGCGATAGAAGTGCTGATCCGCCAACGCTGTAATGCTCTGGTTGTGCACGCGAAAGCGCTGGGTGACGACGAGCTGTCCCACTTTCTCAATCAGGTGCCGGGCATGGTGCTGATTAATCGGGTGATCCCCGGCTATGAGCACCGCTGCGTGTCGCTCAACAATGTCACCGGTGCTGAAATGGCCACGCGATTACTGCTATCGCAGGGGCATAAGCGCATCGGTTACATCGGTTCCAACCATGGGATTGAAGATGATTTGCAGCGCCAGCAGGGTTATTTGACGGCGATGATGCAGGGCACGTCAGCCGTCTTGACGCAGACACGTCAACCGCCGCCGGAAAGCTGGCGTGCGCAGGGCTCACCTGACCTGCAGGGCGGTGAAGCTGCCATGGTGGAGCTGCTGGGGCGCAACCTACAGCTGAGCGCGGTGTTTGCTTATAACGACTCCATGGCCGCAGGCGCGCTGGCGGTGCTGAAAGAGAACGGCATCAGCGTTCCGCAAGATTTCTCATTGGTCGGCTTCGACGATATTCCCATTGCGCGCTACACCAGCCCAAAACTCACCACGGTGCGCTATCCCATTGTTTCCATGGCGACATTGGCCACTGAGCTGGCCTTAAAAGGGGCAGCCAACCAGCTTGAAACCGGCGTGTCGCACTGTTTTATGCCGACGCTGGTCCGGCGCCATTCGGTGGCACCTTGGCAAAATGTGGCACCGGTCACTTATTGA
- a CDS encoding omptin family outer membrane protease: protein MTAAPSLVLAETDPSWFTPEKVTVGLSLGQLQGEAKERVYDPEEGGRKVSQLNWKYNNAGIVKGDFAWDFSPWASLGFNGCTTLASSGASMDDYDWLDTSKSQWTDWSSHSNTKLNYANEFDINIKGWLLNEEQYRLGLLAGYQQSAFSWLAKGGSYNYNSGKDIGNWPRGELSIGYKQKFKLPYIGLVGRYQYEKFETNLVFKYSNWVSANANDEHYSRNTTFKDDVNNARYYAVVADVGYYVTPQAKVYLEGSWNQYQEKRGSVNSHDRSDGTYTTYKDSGSMENEFYTVTLGVKYSF from the coding sequence ATGACTGCCGCCCCCTCTTTGGTGCTGGCAGAAACCGACCCTTCTTGGTTTACCCCGGAGAAGGTCACTGTTGGGCTTTCATTAGGCCAGCTACAAGGGGAAGCCAAAGAGCGGGTGTATGATCCAGAAGAGGGGGGACGCAAAGTGAGCCAACTGAATTGGAAATATAATAATGCCGGCATTGTTAAAGGGGATTTTGCGTGGGACTTCTCGCCATGGGCCTCTCTCGGCTTTAACGGCTGCACCACGCTGGCCTCTTCCGGCGCGTCAATGGATGACTATGATTGGCTGGATACCTCTAAATCACAGTGGACCGACTGGTCAAGCCACTCGAATACCAAGCTTAATTATGCCAACGAATTTGATATCAATATTAAAGGTTGGTTGTTAAATGAAGAGCAATATCGGCTGGGGCTGCTGGCGGGTTATCAACAAAGCGCATTTAGCTGGCTGGCGAAAGGCGGCAGTTACAATTACAACAGTGGTAAGGACATCGGCAATTGGCCTCGTGGAGAGCTCTCTATTGGTTACAAGCAGAAGTTTAAACTGCCTTATATCGGGCTGGTGGGCCGGTACCAATATGAGAAATTCGAAACTAACCTGGTGTTTAAATACAGCAATTGGGTCAGTGCCAATGCCAATGACGAACATTATTCAAGAAATACAACATTCAAAGATGATGTCAATAATGCGCGCTATTACGCCGTCGTGGCAGATGTCGGCTATTACGTCACGCCACAGGCAAAGGTTTATCTGGAAGGAAGCTGGAATCAGTATCAAGAGAAGCGCGGCTCCGTGAATTCCCACGATCGCTCTGACGGGACCTACACGACATATAAAGATTCAGGCAGTATGGAAAACGAGTTTTATACTGTGACTCTGGGAGTAAAATACAGCTTCTGA
- the yeiB gene encoding DUF418 domain-containing protein YeiB: MTKPSGIRPRIATLDFARGIAILGILLLNISAFGLPKAAYLNPAFNGQPSSSDAWTWAVLDLLAQGKFLMMFAILFGGGLYLLLPRGKHWIQARLSLLLLCGLLHAAFFWDGDILLSYGLIGLVCWRLVREGRSSQSLINTGIMLYLIGVAVLLMLGFISNPQPGSFWLPGPAQLQYEQYWKLKGGMEAITNRLDLLSSSLIAIAVQYGWELAGAMLLGAGLMRSGWLRGAYSLRHYRHLAALLLPFSWLIQIPAITMQWQLQWDYRWSGFLLQAPREVGSLIQAVGYLSLCYGFWPMLSRLRLAHWISQIGRMALTNYLLQTLICTTFFNVFGFYQHFDRLQLVALVPAVWAINLLVTLAWLRYFKQGPIEWIWRKLTSRASGVEENSLS; encoded by the coding sequence ATGACAAAACCTTCAGGAATCCGCCCGCGCATTGCCACCCTCGATTTTGCCCGTGGCATCGCCATCCTTGGCATTTTACTACTCAATATCAGCGCGTTTGGGCTGCCGAAGGCGGCTTATCTCAATCCGGCCTTTAACGGCCAGCCGTCGAGCAGCGACGCATGGACCTGGGCGGTATTGGATCTGCTGGCGCAGGGCAAATTCCTCATGATGTTCGCCATCCTGTTTGGCGGCGGTCTTTACTTGCTGCTGCCTCGCGGCAAACATTGGATTCAGGCGCGGTTGTCACTGTTGCTGCTTTGCGGCCTGTTACACGCGGCGTTCTTTTGGGATGGCGACATCCTGCTCTCCTACGGATTGATTGGTCTGGTGTGCTGGCGTCTGGTCAGAGAAGGGCGCAGTAGCCAGTCGCTGATTAATACTGGCATTATGCTCTATTTGATTGGCGTCGCGGTGCTGCTGATGCTGGGGTTTATCAGCAATCCACAGCCTGGCAGCTTCTGGTTGCCCGGACCGGCGCAGCTGCAATATGAGCAATATTGGAAGTTAAAAGGCGGGATGGAAGCTATCACTAATCGCCTCGACCTGTTGTCATCAAGCCTGATCGCCATTGCCGTACAGTACGGCTGGGAGCTGGCAGGTGCTATGCTGCTAGGAGCAGGACTGATGCGCAGCGGCTGGCTGCGCGGAGCCTATAGCCTGCGTCACTACCGCCACCTTGCGGCGCTACTGTTACCGTTTTCATGGCTGATTCAAATCCCGGCCATCACCATGCAGTGGCAGTTGCAATGGGACTACCGCTGGAGCGGCTTTTTGCTACAAGCCCCGCGCGAAGTGGGCAGCCTGATACAGGCGGTGGGCTATTTATCACTTTGTTACGGCTTCTGGCCGATGCTGTCTCGCTTGCGCCTGGCGCACTGGATTTCACAAATTGGCCGCATGGCGCTCACCAACTACCTGCTACAAACTCTGATCTGCACCACTTTCTTCAACGTATTTGGCTTCTACCAGCACTTCGACCGCCTACAGCTGGTGGCGCTGGTGCCTGCCGTGTGGGCCATTAACCTGCTAGTGACCTTAGCCTGGCTGCGGTATTTCAAGCAGGGACCGATAGAGTGGATCTGGCGCAAACTGACGTCTCGCGCCTCCGGTGTTGAGGAGAACAGCCTGAGTTGA
- a CDS encoding YbfB/YjiJ family MFS transporter — MAFRVALSGFLAFVVAMGIGRFAFTPQVPLMIAEHQFTLTGAGLVAAFNYLGYLCGAYDAMKASRHLERRLWLGLWGAVALTLISAAVTGEVFHSVIRFMIGWTSGWAMVLVSAWCNERLHHFGRPALGAAVFAGPGAGIFLSGILAVVIHSLQLSSAEAWAVYGVLAFVFIALISVNLPRTGELHRTHVATEPLKMTPTLKRLVWSYSLAGFGYILPATFLSQMASARFPESLFAQFVWPVFGGAAVIGIIIGILTRHCLTTHTRLALTLWAQGLGILSAEVIPGVSGLVIGAVLVGGGFLSVVQLSLQYGRELAPDHSRYLAGLLTTGYAVGQLCGPILSAISTAMTHRLEPALYVALVGFIIAGALVVGRPGQRVASAKA; from the coding sequence ATGGCATTTCGTGTAGCACTCAGCGGTTTTCTGGCATTTGTCGTCGCCATGGGGATAGGCCGTTTTGCCTTTACGCCTCAGGTGCCATTAATGATAGCTGAACATCAGTTCACGCTAACGGGCGCGGGCTTGGTCGCGGCATTCAATTATTTGGGCTACCTGTGCGGCGCTTATGACGCCATGAAGGCGAGTCGGCATCTTGAGCGCCGCCTGTGGCTTGGGCTGTGGGGCGCGGTGGCGCTGACGCTTATTTCGGCGGCGGTCACTGGTGAAGTCTTCCACAGCGTGATTCGCTTTATGATTGGCTGGACCAGCGGCTGGGCGATGGTGTTGGTGTCCGCGTGGTGCAATGAGCGTCTGCACCACTTTGGCCGTCCGGCGCTGGGCGCGGCGGTCTTCGCCGGGCCGGGGGCGGGTATCTTCCTCAGTGGGATTCTGGCCGTGGTGATTCATAGCTTGCAGCTCAGCTCGGCCGAGGCCTGGGCGGTGTATGGCGTTCTGGCCTTTGTGTTTATTGCGTTGATCAGCGTCAACTTGCCGCGAACCGGCGAGTTGCACCGGACCCACGTGGCGACTGAGCCGTTGAAAATGACGCCGACCCTGAAGCGTCTAGTGTGGAGCTACAGTCTGGCCGGATTCGGCTATATTCTACCCGCCACCTTCCTGTCGCAGATGGCCAGCGCGCGTTTCCCCGAAAGCCTGTTTGCCCAGTTCGTCTGGCCGGTGTTCGGCGGAGCGGCGGTGATTGGGATTATCATCGGCATTCTGACCCGTCACTGCCTGACCACCCATACTCGTCTGGCACTCACCCTGTGGGCACAGGGGTTAGGGATTCTCTCTGCCGAAGTGATCCCAGGCGTCAGCGGACTGGTGATAGGTGCGGTGCTGGTGGGCGGCGGCTTCCTGAGCGTGGTGCAGCTGAGCCTGCAATATGGCCGCGAATTGGCGCCAGACCACAGCCGTTATCTGGCAGGGCTGTTAACCACCGGCTACGCGGTGGGGCAGCTGTGCGGGCCGATTCTTTCTGCTATTTCGACTGCGATGACTCACCGTCTTGAACCTGCGCTGTATGTCGCGCTGGTAGGCTTTATTATTGCTGGTGCATTAGTGGTCGGGCGTCCGGGGCAACGCGTTGCCAGCGCCAAAGCATAA
- a CDS encoding S-(hydroxymethyl)glutathione dehydrogenase/class III alcohol dehydrogenase, whose translation MEMIKTRAAVAWGPNQPLSIEEVDLMPPQKGEVLVRIVATGVCHTDAYTLSGKDPEGVFPAILGHEGGGVVEAVGEGVTSVAVGDHVIPLYTPECGECKFCKSGKTNLCQAIRTTQGKGLMPDGTTRFFKDGKPIFHYMGTSTFSEYTVVPEISLAKINKEAPLEEVCLLGCGVTTGMGAVMNTAKVKKGDTVAIFGLGGIGLSAIIGAVMAGAGRIIGIDLNTSKFDLARKLGATDLINPKDFDKPIQDVIVEMTDGGVDFSFECIGNVNVMRSALECCHKGWGESVIIGVAGAGEEISTRPFQLVTGRVWRGSAFGGVKGRTQLPGIVQRYLDGEFALNDFITHTMGLDDINEAFDLMHDGKSIRSVIHFNK comes from the coding sequence ATGGAAATGATCAAAACTCGCGCAGCCGTTGCATGGGGCCCTAACCAGCCACTTTCCATTGAAGAAGTGGATTTAATGCCGCCACAAAAAGGTGAAGTTCTGGTGCGCATCGTCGCTACTGGCGTGTGCCATACCGATGCTTACACCCTGTCCGGCAAGGATCCTGAAGGGGTATTCCCGGCGATTTTGGGCCATGAAGGCGGCGGCGTAGTCGAAGCCGTGGGCGAAGGTGTCACCAGCGTCGCGGTAGGCGATCACGTCATTCCGCTGTACACCCCAGAATGTGGCGAGTGTAAGTTCTGTAAATCTGGCAAAACCAACCTGTGTCAGGCGATTCGCACCACGCAGGGTAAAGGTTTGATGCCAGACGGCACCACCCGTTTCTTCAAAGACGGCAAGCCAATCTTCCATTACATGGGCACTTCCACCTTCTCTGAATATACCGTGGTGCCTGAAATCTCCCTCGCCAAAATCAACAAAGAAGCGCCGCTGGAAGAAGTCTGCCTGCTGGGCTGTGGCGTCACCACCGGCATGGGCGCGGTGATGAATACGGCCAAAGTGAAGAAAGGCGACACCGTTGCTATCTTCGGCCTCGGTGGTATCGGCCTTTCGGCAATTATTGGGGCCGTGATGGCGGGCGCGGGTCGCATCATCGGTATCGATCTCAACACCAGCAAATTCGACCTGGCGCGCAAACTGGGTGCAACCGATCTTATCAATCCAAAAGATTTTGATAAGCCGATTCAGGACGTGATTGTTGAAATGACCGACGGCGGCGTGGACTTCTCGTTCGAATGCATCGGCAACGTCAATGTAATGCGCTCTGCGCTTGAGTGCTGCCACAAAGGCTGGGGTGAATCGGTAATTATCGGCGTCGCAGGCGCGGGTGAAGAGATTTCAACTCGTCCCTTCCAACTGGTCACAGGCCGCGTATGGCGTGGCTCTGCCTTCGGTGGCGTCAAAGGCCGCACCCAGCTGCCGGGCATTGTGCAGCGTTATCTCGACGGCGAGTTTGCCTTGAATGACTTCATCACCCACACCATGGGTCTGGACGACATTAACGAAGCCTTTGATTTGATGCACGATGGGAAGTCCATTCGTTCCGTTATCCACTTTAATAAATAA
- the mglB gene encoding galactose/glucose ABC transporter substrate-binding protein MglB — translation MNKKVFTLATLAASMMFGAAAHAADTRIGVTVYKYDDNFMSEVRKAIQEDAKKAPNVQLLMNDSQNSQSTQNDQVDVMVAKGVKALAINLVDPAAAPVIIAKAKGAGIPVVFYNKEPSRKDLDSYDKAYYVGTDSKESGVIQGELIAKHWKATPAWDLNKDGVIQYVLLKGEPGHPDAEARTKYVVSTLNDKEGLKTQQLQLDTAMWDTAQAKDKMDAWLSGPNANKIEVVIANNDAMAMGAVEALKAHNKTSIPVFGVDALPEALALVKSGAMAGTVLNDAKNQAQATFDLAKNLADGKPAADGTKWKVENKVVRIPYVAVDQSNLADFTK, via the coding sequence ATGAATAAGAAGGTCTTCACCCTGGCTACTCTGGCTGCAAGCATGATGTTTGGCGCTGCTGCTCATGCTGCTGATACCCGTATCGGTGTCACCGTTTATAAATATGATGACAACTTCATGTCCGAAGTTCGCAAAGCCATTCAGGAAGATGCGAAGAAAGCGCCAAACGTACAGTTGCTGATGAATGACTCACAAAACAGTCAATCCACGCAAAACGATCAGGTTGACGTCATGGTAGCAAAAGGCGTGAAAGCGCTGGCTATCAACTTGGTTGACCCAGCCGCGGCTCCGGTGATCATTGCTAAAGCCAAAGGTGCTGGCATCCCGGTGGTGTTCTACAACAAAGAGCCATCACGTAAAGATTTGGACAGCTACGACAAAGCCTATTATGTCGGTACTGACTCTAAAGAGTCTGGCGTGATTCAGGGCGAGTTGATTGCTAAACACTGGAAAGCGACTCCAGCTTGGGACCTGAACAAAGACGGCGTGATCCAATACGTGCTGCTGAAAGGCGAGCCGGGCCACCCGGATGCAGAAGCTCGTACTAAGTATGTAGTGAGCACGCTGAATGACAAAGAAGGTCTAAAAACTCAGCAATTGCAGCTCGACACGGCCATGTGGGATACCGCTCAGGCTAAAGACAAAATGGACGCGTGGTTATCTGGCCCAAACGCTAACAAAATCGAAGTGGTTATCGCCAACAACGATGCAATGGCAATGGGTGCTGTAGAAGCGCTGAAAGCTCATAACAAAACCAGCATTCCTGTATTCGGCGTTGACGCCTTGCCAGAAGCTCTGGCTTTGGTGAAATCAGGCGCAATGGCCGGTACCGTGCTGAACGATGCTAAGAATCAGGCTCAGGCGACATTCGATCTGGCGAAGAACTTGGCTGACGGCAAACCAGCCGCCGACGGCACTAAATGGAAAGTTGAAAACAAAGTGGTACGTATTCCTTACGTAGCCGTAGACCAATCTAACTTGGCTGACTTTACTAAATAA
- the fghA gene encoding S-formylglutathione hydrolase — MSSSIELLEEHRMFGGWQQRYRHTSSSLNCSMTFSIYLPPPRDDNPPPVLYWLSGLTCNDENFTMKAGAQRIAAELGLVLVMPDTSPRGDDVPNDENYDLGQGAGFYLNATRAPWDAHFRMYDYIIDELPQIIAGHFSVSDKQSICGHSMGGHGALVLALRNPQRFRSVSAFAPIVNPCQVPWGRKAFSAYLGDDENQWLQYDSCHLLNTLPKDQKPFPILIDQGDDDQFLADQLQPSKLVELARQQGWPLQIRIQPGYDHSYFTIATFIEEHLRFHAQWLHG; from the coding sequence GTGAGCAGCTCGATAGAACTACTCGAAGAACACCGAATGTTTGGCGGTTGGCAACAGCGCTACCGCCACACCTCCAGCAGTTTAAATTGCAGCATGACATTCAGCATTTATCTGCCGCCGCCGCGTGATGATAATCCGCCGCCGGTGCTCTATTGGCTGTCAGGTTTAACCTGCAATGATGAAAACTTCACGATGAAAGCCGGGGCGCAGCGCATTGCCGCCGAATTGGGACTGGTGCTGGTGATGCCAGACACCAGCCCACGGGGCGACGATGTGCCCAATGACGAAAATTACGATTTGGGTCAGGGTGCGGGGTTCTACCTCAACGCCACCCGCGCGCCGTGGGATGCCCACTTCCGTATGTATGACTATATTATCGACGAGCTGCCGCAAATCATCGCCGGGCACTTCTCCGTCAGTGATAAACAGTCAATCTGCGGCCACTCCATGGGCGGCCACGGAGCATTGGTGTTAGCCTTGCGCAATCCGCAGCGTTTTCGCTCAGTATCAGCTTTCGCGCCCATCGTTAACCCTTGTCAGGTGCCTTGGGGGCGTAAAGCTTTCAGCGCCTATTTAGGCGATGACGAGAACCAATGGTTGCAGTACGACAGCTGCCACTTGCTGAATACGCTGCCCAAGGATCAGAAACCCTTCCCGATCTTGATCGATCAGGGCGACGACGATCAGTTCCTTGCCGATCAGCTCCAGCCATCCAAGTTGGTTGAGCTGGCGCGTCAGCAAGGCTGGCCGTTGCAGATCCGCATTCAGCCGGGCTACGACCACAGCTACTTCACGATTGCGACTTTTATCGAGGAGCATCTGAGGTTCCACGCGCAGTGGTTACACGGTTGA
- a CDS encoding dienelactone hydrolase family protein, with amino-acid sequence MGPFLPNSIQRFSLTWLPAAALSLALGGCSMAKAGQSSAEPPLDARLNEQVVMLAAHLGDRTVELQTTIFKPSGPGPFPMVVLNHGKNPGKARDQKRSRHLRVAAALVERGYVVAIPMREGFAGSGGRYPDDHCDTYKHGLDEARDVAAAINELVKLPYVDRKRMVIAGQSDGGLTTIALGTQQIPGVLGLVNFSGGLRMRTCSDWPQRLVATYAAYGKQARYPSLWFYGDNDQNWPQPMPQQMFSAYYSHTIGAAHEAKMVDIGVFGKNSHVFFDTKDGVKLWLPQATVFFHSLGLPFEPVKRGTV; translated from the coding sequence ATGGGGCCTTTCTTACCGAATTCCATCCAGCGTTTTTCTCTGACATGGCTTCCCGCCGCGGCGCTTTCTCTGGCGCTGGGCGGCTGTTCAATGGCCAAGGCCGGGCAGAGCAGCGCCGAACCGCCACTCGACGCGCGGCTTAATGAGCAGGTGGTGATGCTTGCCGCGCATCTTGGCGATCGCACGGTTGAGCTGCAAACCACTATTTTCAAACCTTCGGGGCCGGGACCTTTCCCGATGGTGGTGCTCAACCACGGTAAAAACCCCGGCAAGGCCCGAGATCAAAAACGCTCGAGACATCTGCGAGTGGCGGCAGCTTTGGTGGAGCGCGGCTATGTTGTCGCCATCCCCATGCGCGAAGGCTTTGCGGGTTCAGGAGGGCGCTATCCAGATGATCACTGCGATACCTACAAGCATGGCTTAGACGAGGCGCGAGACGTTGCGGCGGCGATTAATGAATTGGTGAAACTGCCTTATGTCGACAGAAAACGCATGGTGATTGCAGGGCAGTCAGATGGCGGCTTGACCACTATCGCGCTCGGCACCCAGCAGATCCCCGGCGTGCTGGGCTTGGTGAACTTCTCCGGCGGGCTGCGGATGCGCACCTGCAGCGATTGGCCGCAAAGGCTGGTCGCCACCTACGCGGCCTACGGCAAACAGGCCCGCTATCCGTCACTGTGGTTCTATGGCGACAACGATCAAAACTGGCCGCAGCCTATGCCACAGCAGATGTTCTCGGCTTATTACAGCCACACGATAGGCGCCGCGCATGAAGCGAAGATGGTGGATATCGGCGTGTTCGGTAAAAACTCCCACGTATTCTTCGACACTAAAGACGGCGTGAAACTCTGGCTGCCGCAAGCCACGGTATTCTTCCACTCTCTAGGCCTGCCGTTTGAGCCTGTGAAGCGAGGTACGGTTTAG
- the folE gene encoding GTP cyclohydrolase I FolE: MSTLSKEAILVHEALLARGLETPLREPLPIDNETRKQRIKEHMTGIMQLLNLDLADDSLAETPHRIAKMYVDEIFSGLDYANFPKITVIENKMKVDEMVTVRDITLTSTCEHHFVTIDGKATVAYIPKDKVIGLSKINRIVQFFSQRPQVQERLTQQVLLALQTLLGTNNVAVSIDAVHYCVKARGIRDATSATTTTSLGGLFKSSQNTRQEFLRTVRHAS, translated from the coding sequence ATGTCAACTTTGAGTAAAGAAGCCATTCTGGTACACGAGGCATTGCTGGCCCGTGGACTGGAAACCCCCCTGCGTGAGCCTCTGCCAATCGATAATGAAACGCGTAAACAGCGAATCAAAGAGCATATGACCGGCATCATGCAGCTGCTCAATCTTGACCTTGCAGACGACAGTTTGGCGGAAACGCCGCACCGCATCGCCAAAATGTATGTCGATGAGATCTTCTCCGGCCTGGATTACGCCAACTTCCCCAAAATCACCGTCATCGAAAATAAGATGAAAGTGGATGAAATGGTGACTGTGCGTGATATCACCCTGACCAGCACCTGTGAGCACCACTTTGTGACCATCGACGGCAAAGCCACCGTGGCTTATATCCCGAAAGATAAAGTGATCGGTTTGTCGAAAATCAACCGCATCGTGCAGTTCTTCTCCCAGCGTCCGCAGGTTCAAGAGCGTCTGACCCAGCAGGTGTTGTTAGCCCTGCAAACCCTGCTTGGCACCAACAACGTGGCGGTGTCGATTGATGCCGTGCACTACTGCGTTAAAGCGCGCGGTATCCGTGATGCGACCAGCGCCACTACCACCACGTCACTCGGCGGCCTGTTTAAGTCGAGCCAGAACACGCGTCAAGAATTCCTGCGCACCGTGAGACACGCGAGCTAA